ACCACCCCTGCGTTCCCGTATCCAGGGAGAAGGATATGAAATGCTAATGCGTACCACTATGCCAGATACTGAGGAGAACCAGGCAAAAATGGCACAGTTTGTGGCTCAGGAGATTGAAATGGATGGGAAAATACCTCATGCCACCCGGAGTGCCGTTGAAATAATTGTGGAAGAAGCTAAAAAAAGAGCCCGTATAATTGATGACCAGAATGATGCATTAACTTTAAGACTTCGGGATCTGGGTGGATTGGTGCGAATGGCCGGAGACATGGCAGTTATGGATGGAAGCCATTTCATTGAGGATAAACACATAAATTTCGCTGTTAAAAATGCCATATCCATTGAAGACCAGATTTTAGAACGTTATCAATCATTTGAACAGGCAATGGATAATGATCTTTCCAGTTCACAGAGGATGCATTCTACCCGAAAAGGCACACCAAACGACCATGTGGATCGTAGCTACCTTTGAAGAACCCTTACCTCTTGGGTTTATTTTTTTGTTTTTATTATGAAATTTGTACTACTAATCTAATACTACGCTTGAAAATGAAAAGATTTAATTATTCTAAGGGCAATAGTGTTATAAAAATAGCCCGGATTTTAGTTTAAGCAATAAGAAAATTCATTATTGATACTATGAACCATTATTCCAACGGAAACTGGAAATCATCACAAGGGGATCCCACTGATATCAAAAGATTCGTGGGAAATGCTTCTGATTACCCTCAAGAGAAGAACTTTTTAGAAGCTTTCGATCTCCCTGAAATGATGGAAGATTACCTCTTTGAACTGGAAATACGGAACTACTCACGTAACACAATCAAAACATACAGATCAATCATCAATAATTTCCACAATTTTTTAAAGGATGAAAAAGAATTATATGATGAAAGGCAGGTTTTAAGGGGTTTTAAGCGTTACATACGCCACTTGAAACGTGAGAAGAATGTCTCACAGAATTACATTTATCTGGTTACAGTGGTGGTCAAGAAATTCTTCGAGTTTGGTGGAATACACATCCTGGAAGAGGTTAAAACTCCCAAAAGAACCAAATCTCTTCCTAAATCACTTAATGAGGATGAGGTCAAAAGTCTTATTAATGCCCTGGACACTTACGATCCAGTGGATTCATCTTCACCTACATCTGAGTCTCTAAAACTTAGAAACAAGTTGATACTGGCGTTATTATATTCTTCAGGTTTGAGAGTATCTGAACTGGTCTCACTTCAGACCAACCATGTGGATTTTGAGGAGCGAACCATTAGGATCAGGGGAAAGGGTGAAAAAGATAGAATTGTCCTGTTTGATGATGCAACCAAGGTAATGCTTGAGGATTTCCTGGAAAAAAGAACCTGTGAAAGTGAATATATTTTCGTGAATCGTTCTGGTAACCATCTCACACCGCGCTATGTGCAGATGATGATCAAAGACTACGCCCGGGTGGCAGGTATCAAAAAGAAGGTAACTCCTCACATATTGCGGCACTCATTTGCAACTCACCTTCTAAAGAATGGTGTGGATATTCGGGCTATTCAACAGCTTTTAGGACATTCTAATCTATCCACAACCCAAATTTACACAAGTGTGGATATGCAAACCCTTAAAAACGTTTATGACCGTGCTAAATTGCCTTGATAATCATAATTATTATAATTACTTATTATTTTTTTCCTAAATATTAATATAATTTCATGATTTCCTTAATCGGTTCTGGTAAGATGATATATTGTTCTTATTAATGTTTTATTTAATAAATTTTAATAATATTTTAATAAATTATTTTTTTCCAATTTTTGAATTAAAATAAGAGGTGTGTCTTATTGTTCTAGAAACAATCTTCTCATATATTTTTTGATTTTTTTTATTTTTTGAAAAATTTTGTAAAAATATATAATCAATGAAATAAATAAACGATATTGAAATAAGATATTTAAATTAGATATCGATAATCGATATTAATGGACAGCTGTACTAATGGGGAAATCAGTACTCAAACGAGGCATAAAATGACGTTAAATCGGAAATTCTTTTTAGGGTTTATTAGGATACACATACTCCACCATGCTAGTCATGAAGATATTTATGGAGTGCAAATGATACGGGAACTGAAAAATCACGGTTATGATGTCAGTCCAGGGACCATGTATCCTATTTTGCATTCATTGGAGAATGAAGGTTTCCTAAAAAGTAGAAAAGAAAACGTGAAGGGGAAAGTCAGGAAATATTACAAAATAACATCTAAGGGACAGAAAATCCTTCAAGAATCCAGCCAGAAGGTAAGTGAGCTCATCAGAGAACTCATGGATTAAAAACAGATTTTCATGTTTAAATAAATTAAAATTAAAAATTTTATGGATAACTTCGGGTGAATTCTATCATTAAAATTCAACGTTAATTATTCAGGTAGATTCAGAGATATGTGAGATATCTTTGAGAAGAAATATAAAGATCAAACATCAGAATAAAATTAATAATGATTAGGTTAAACCTAGCTTTAATAATGAAGATTGAATTATTTGGGATTATTAATTAGGATTAATTGGGATTAATAGAGATGAATAATATGGAAATAATAGGGGATAATCCGCCCATACCTCCGTATTAAAATATTTAATTGATAGTAAGGTGTTTTTCTTGTCTTCACCGGACTTCCCACAGCCACATCTGGTTTCAAGTAAATGTATAGAATTTGAGTCCTGCCGTTATAACGGCCTTATTATAGGAAGTAGTCTGGTGAAAAAGCTTAAAAACTACGCTGACTTCACACCAGTGTGCCCTGAGGTTGAAATTGGACTGGGAATACCTCGTGACCCTATTCACCTGGAAAAGGACCAGGACAAAATAGAATTGATCCAACCCTCTACAGGATACAATTGCACCGGTAAAATGTCAGAATTTGCAGATTCATTTTTAATGTCTGTGGGAGGGGTTGATGGGTTTATATTGAAAAATAAATCTCCTTCTTGTGGTGTAAAGGCAGTTAAAGTTTATCCTAAAGGTGGAATGTCAAGACCCTGGACAGATGGTGTTGGATTATTTGCTGCAGCGGTTTTCAGATGTTTCCCCTTTACTCCTGTGGAGGATGAAGGACGGCTGCGTAACTATCACCTGCGTGAAAATTTCCTAACCCGCATTTACACCCTGGCAGACTTCAGGGAAAATGTTTTAAATGGTGATTTTGGCGATATACTTGAGTTCCACAGAAAAAATAAGCTCTTATTTTCATCATACAGTCAGATACACTCCAGACAACTGGGAAGATTAGTATCCAATTTGAAGGAGACAACTTTCCCTGAGTTAGTTGAAAAATATAGAAATACCATGAAAAAGATGCTCCAAAATGATCCTCTACCTCCAGCTAATATTAACGTTTTGATGCATGCATTTGGTTATTTTTCCAATGATCTCACCTCTTCAGAGAAGGAATTTTTCCTGGAATCCCTGGAAAAATATCGTCAGGGAAGAGTACCTCTTTTAGTAAATCAGAACTTACTCAAATCATGGATTATCCGTTTTGACAACGAATATCTCGCTGATCAGACCTTTTTCGAACCTTATCCTGAGGAATTGATGGAAATAACATTCATTTAAACACTTTATTCAGTTTGTGAGATATCTTTTTTTTCATACGTCCTCTGTGAAGAATCAGCTTTAGAATAAAGTAAATTGCTAATGATAATTCGTTAAATCTTCATTACGAAGTTGATTATTAATGTGATAACAAAGTAAAATTATAGATTGAAATTAAAAAAAATCAAAGCGGAAATAAACAATCAATATATCTAAAACCGGAAAATGTTAGTTAATTGTGGAAATTATAGATTTTACAGTAAATTCTATAGCAGTTTCATAGAACTTTTCATAATCATTTAATTCTAAATGTATGGAATAATATTTGCCATTTTTTTGGAAAAAATAGTCTTGAAATGTGTCATTGCTTCTAGTGTTAGTAATATTTATAAATCTCACTTGTATTCTAGCAATACTTTTATTTTCAGTTTTTACATCGTAATTATCAGATGAACTTGATGAATTTTGGTATTTTGATTCAAACTTTGAAGCATCAGTATATTGTGTTAAAAGGAGAGTAATCTCATAAGGAACCCCCCAATCCACTGAATAATAATTAGTGAACTTCACGGAATCATTAGTACTACTGCTATTCACAAATGTCCACCAACTAGAGCCCACTTTGAAAGTTGAATCTGAAACATGGTATTCCGGGTTAGGGTTAGTATTAACTCCGCTAAATCCTCCAGCATATCCATAAACAGCTACACACAATACAATAATTATTGCAAATAACAACTTTTGACTAAAATCCCACATAAAAAAAATATCTATCACTAAACTACTTAAATATAAGGGGATATTACCTAATATACCATAACAACCCCCAGGTAACGAAACTATCCGATTGAAGTTGGATTATAAATTGAATTTTTTAGTTTAAACGATTATACCGTAAAAAAACTTCTCTATTACGCAGTAACTCAGAGAAAATATTCACAATAACTCTTGAAATTAATGAAATACATAGACATCTTCTAACACAGGCTGATTACTAAAAACCCTAATATGCACCTATTAAAAAAGTACCTACCTGTTTTTTAGTTCACGATTAAAACAAAATTCTCTGAGTATAATTCATCTTTTCATCTTCAATTTTAAAGGTTCATTTTCGCTTCAAACATTTTTTCCCTTATTATTCCCTCTGGAAAAAATTTGGTAACGTATCACAATTGAAGGTCCAAAAATAGAGAACATAATAACTAGAAACTTTATAAAATATGAGTAAATCGGGGTAAAAACTAAGGTTTTCGTATCATTAACTTTATATTGCTCATTGAATCTAATAAATAAAGGAGCTTCAATGGAGCTTTACCTAACTTTCTGAAGATTTTTTAATATTAGTATATGCAGATAAGAAGTAAGCAATATCTGCTCTATGAATGTTTAAGTACTGTATACAGATACAGAATTCATTACTATAAGAGTGATAAAAATGGAAATCAGCATTGATAATTATTTCCGGAAGAGATATTCGCTTTTCACCTGGCGTTCTAACACTTCCACGATAAATAAGGTGATCTTGGCCTTTTTCATGGCCTGTATCACTGGACTAATGGCTCAGGTGATAATACCCCTTCCCTGGACTCCAGTACCTGTAACTGCGCAAACCTTCGCTGTTTTAATGGCAGGTGTGGTTTTGGGTCGTTGGTGGGGTGGAATTAGCCAGGTAATGTATCTGGCAGTGGGACTACTGGGAGTACCCTGGTTTGCAGGACTCACTGGTGGTTATGAGATCCTTTTAGGTGCTACCGGAGGGTATTTCCTGGGTTTCATTTTGACTGCATTTGTAATGGGCTATGTCACTGATAAATATGCTCAGTCCAGAAACTTCCGCCCCATGTTTGGTTTGATGTTCCTGGTGAACTTCGCCTTTATCTATATCCCTGGTCTTCTGGGATTGGGATTATGGATGTACATGGTTAAAGGAACATTCCCCACCTTCCTAACCCTGATAAGCATGGGTCTTTTACCATTCGTTCTAGGGGACCTGGTGAAGATAGGTGGTGCAGCAGCACTCACCAAGGCAATAACCCCAAAAGAAGAATATTAAACCCTAAAACAGATTTTAAATATTGATAAAATCTATATAGGATTTTTTCATATGGTGAAAAACCAGGAGGATGCCTGTTCTGATCCATTAAGGATCAGAGCTCATCACATTCTGTGCATGCAGGGATTTCATGGAATTGGTTACAGTAGGGAATTCACCAAAAACATGACCCTGATAACTGAAAAAATCCGAAACAACCCTTCTTTTTTTATTAAGATTATAATTGGGGCCGATTCTATCTGCAAACACTGCCCCCATCTTTCAAATGGTGTGTGTGAAATGGAAATGGACTCTCTTAAATTTATTAGTTCTATGGATGTATTAGTTCTTAAAAATTTAAATATGGAGGCAGGATCTTTGATTTCCTCTGCGCAGATTAAAACTTTAACTGGGAATTTAAGTCCCAAAATAGTTAAAGAAATATGTGGTGACTGTAGGTGGAGGAATGATTGTCTTTATTTTCAGGAAAAATGTTTAATCTGAAAATGTCTTTAATTTTTATATTTCCTATGATATATCATCTCCAATAAACCGGAATTCGGAAGGTATAATTGATTAAGGAACGCAGGGAAAACATGGAGATTGGACACCAAAAATTCATGGTTGAAGCTTTAAAAGAGGCTCAGAAAAGTTTAAATAATGGGGGAATTCCAGTTGGTGCTCTTCTCGTTAAAAATGGTGAAATAATAGGGCGGGGACATAATAAAAGGATTCAACTGAACTCCAGTATTCTTCATGCAGAGATGGATTGTCTGGAAAATGCCGGCAGGATGAAATCAGATGATTATAAAAATTGTACCATGTACACCACTCTTTCACCCTGTGCCATGTGTTCAGGGGCGATGGTACTTTACAATATTCCCTTGGTAGTTATTGGTGAGAATGAAAACTTCAAAGGACCAGAACAATATTTGATGGATAACGGAGTGAAGTTGATTAACCTGAACCTGGATTCATGTAAAAAGATGCTGGTAACATTCATCCAAAACAATCCCGAATTATGGAATGAGGACATTGGGATATGATTGGGGGATTGTGGATTGATTGGTTGGGGTTTGCTTGAGTAATAGATTGGAACTATTTTTTTTAATGTCTTATAAAGGAAAATTATTTTACAAAAAATAACCAATTAATAACTACTGTAGACTAAGATCTTAAAATTCAGTAACAAAATTCTTAGTAAAAAAAAGAGTCTTAAAAAACTGGAAATATTTTAGTAAACTATTAAAAAACATATAAAAAAATATGGGGCGATAAAAATGGTGAAATGGGGACCTGTAATTGTGGGATTTATTTTAGCAATCATCCTGGGTAATCTGTTCGGGATGTATGTGAACCAGTATTGGGGTGTAAACCTGGGACTATTCATTGCAGGGTTTATTGTCGGATACTGGGTGCATGAAGGAATAATAGGTGGTCTATGGAATGCTACAGTAGCCGGTGCATTCGGATCTATTGTGCTGGCCATTTTATTAATCATAGGAGGAACTATCTTTGGTGGTGTTGCAGGCCTAGCAGCAGGGGCAGTAACCGGTTTCACCATAGTGATAGTATCGTTAATCGCCAACATTGTTTTCATGGGTGTTGGAGGAGCCATTGGTGGTATGCTCAGTGGAAGCGATTAAAACCAATCCATTTATTTAAAAACAAATAATTGATTTCTTTTTTTATTTTATTTTTTATTCAAACTAATATTTCCTCTTGATAAGGAGGTACATGAGTGATTAGAGATTTTCCAGGCATTCATCCATCAATATCTGTGCATCTTGATTTTTAGGGTTTATAATCAGAGCTTTCCTGAAGCATCTTACTGCATCCTCGAACTGGTTTAGTTCCATGAATGCCACTCCTTTGTTACTTAAAAAGATCTCGTTATCTGGTTCTAAGGAGAGTGCTTTGTCATAACACTCCACAGCTTCATCAAACCGGTCTAATTCCATGAGTGCGTTGCCTTTACGATTCCATGTGGAAGAATCTGATTCATCTTCCAGACAAAGCTCCAGGGAACGAT
Above is a genomic segment from Methanobacterium sp. containing:
- the xerA gene encoding site-specific tyrosine recombinase/integron integrase, whose amino-acid sequence is MNHYSNGNWKSSQGDPTDIKRFVGNASDYPQEKNFLEAFDLPEMMEDYLFELEIRNYSRNTIKTYRSIINNFHNFLKDEKELYDERQVLRGFKRYIRHLKREKNVSQNYIYLVTVVVKKFFEFGGIHILEEVKTPKRTKSLPKSLNEDEVKSLINALDTYDPVDSSSPTSESLKLRNKLILALLYSSGLRVSELVSLQTNHVDFEERTIRIRGKGEKDRIVLFDDATKVMLEDFLEKRTCESEYIFVNRSGNHLTPRYVQMMIKDYARVAGIKKKVTPHILRHSFATHLLKNGVDIRAIQQLLGHSNLSTTQIYTSVDMQTLKNVYDRAKLP
- a CDS encoding DUF1284 domain-containing protein, encoding MVKNQEDACSDPLRIRAHHILCMQGFHGIGYSREFTKNMTLITEKIRNNPSFFIKIIIGADSICKHCPHLSNGVCEMEMDSLKFISSMDVLVLKNLNMEAGSLISSAQIKTLTGNLSPKIVKEICGDCRWRNDCLYFQEKCLI
- a CDS encoding DUF523 and DUF1722 domain-containing protein, coding for MFFLSSPDFPQPHLVSSKCIEFESCRYNGLIIGSSLVKKLKNYADFTPVCPEVEIGLGIPRDPIHLEKDQDKIELIQPSTGYNCTGKMSEFADSFLMSVGGVDGFILKNKSPSCGVKAVKVYPKGGMSRPWTDGVGLFAAAVFRCFPFTPVEDEGRLRNYHLRENFLTRIYTLADFRENVLNGDFGDILEFHRKNKLLFSSYSQIHSRQLGRLVSNLKETTFPELVEKYRNTMKKMLQNDPLPPANINVLMHAFGYFSNDLTSSEKEFFLESLEKYRQGRVPLLVNQNLLKSWIIRFDNEYLADQTFFEPYPEELMEITFI
- a CDS encoding DUF5518 domain-containing protein, giving the protein MVKWGPVIVGFILAIILGNLFGMYVNQYWGVNLGLFIAGFIVGYWVHEGIIGGLWNATVAGAFGSIVLAILLIIGGTIFGGVAGLAAGAVTGFTIVIVSLIANIVFMGVGGAIGGMLSGSD
- a CDS encoding nucleoside deaminase; the protein is MEIGHQKFMVEALKEAQKSLNNGGIPVGALLVKNGEIIGRGHNKRIQLNSSILHAEMDCLENAGRMKSDDYKNCTMYTTLSPCAMCSGAMVLYNIPLVVIGENENFKGPEQYLMDNGVKLINLNLDSCKKMLVTFIQNNPELWNEDIGI
- a CDS encoding PadR family transcriptional regulator encodes the protein MTLNRKFFLGFIRIHILHHASHEDIYGVQMIRELKNHGYDVSPGTMYPILHSLENEGFLKSRKENVKGKVRKYYKITSKGQKILQESSQKVSELIRELMD
- a CDS encoding biotin transporter BioY, whose amino-acid sequence is MEISIDNYFRKRYSLFTWRSNTSTINKVILAFFMACITGLMAQVIIPLPWTPVPVTAQTFAVLMAGVVLGRWWGGISQVMYLAVGLLGVPWFAGLTGGYEILLGATGGYFLGFILTAFVMGYVTDKYAQSRNFRPMFGLMFLVNFAFIYIPGLLGLGLWMYMVKGTFPTFLTLISMGLLPFVLGDLVKIGGAAALTKAITPKEEY